Proteins encoded in a region of the Tripterygium wilfordii isolate XIE 37 chromosome 21, ASM1340144v1, whole genome shotgun sequence genome:
- the LOC119988588 gene encoding lysine-specific demethylase JMJ25-like isoform X1 — MDRPREQDDSVSKENEEVSVAKASRRGRKKDAQVIKARNPSDVGGDGVALTASNEKDKILEDDIQKKRKSSGYNVSEEVKISKRDPKWVAEESLMCHQCQRNDKGRVVRCLKCTTKRYCIPCLTNCADRLCSYYMPNLVLLIWHRLVYVMRYPQMIEDEVAVACPFCRGICNCKSCLRLEYVPVEMLKNSNWKISKDEEVQHYKYIVQSLLPHLKQLNEEQLMETHIEAKRQGISMSELKIPIADFDMDERVYCDICRTSIFDLHRSCSNCSCDICHICCGEIRDGNLCCGNQEKVILKYAKVGIQYYHGEDIHVENEVELADEGKAQLAAETCSRDDVRSASNWKANKDGSILCHCGHGILELKSMFPENWVSDLVRKADDVAKAYKLVDTVRLPGAQCLCFEANGDVNLSNNKLLKAATREDSDDNYLYCPASKDIQHEDLKHFQYHWMRAEPVIVRNVLEAASGLSWEPMVMWRAFRQMKHVKYDRLLNVKTIDCLDWSEYEINVHQFFTGYSEGRFHKNNWPQILKLKDWPSSNLFEEVLPRHAAEFKCCIPFKEYTHPTKGVLNIAIALPDICLKPEMGPKTYIAYGVAQEFGRGDSVTKLHCNTSDAVNVLTHTAEVTFSPGQLAKIENLKKQHFEHDQREIFRKTEALDVTVGWCGNTCENDMDSSNAGGKLVGVEYDEGGALWDIFRRQDVPKLLNYLNKHFREFRHTYCLPVQKVYHPIHDQTFYLTLEHKRKLKEEYGIEPWTFVQKLGDAVLIPAGCPHQVRNLKSCIKVAMDYVSPENVSECIRLTEEFRLLPDGHRANEDMLEVKKMTLYAMDRALKGLEPNAGSMIPEEEVVLKKKVLKGKCKKAGRRKAKNA; from the exons ATGGATCGGCCAAGGGAGCAAGATGATAGTGTATCAAAGGAAAATGAAGAGGTTTCGGTGGCGAAGGCAAGTCGACGCGGTCGAAAGAAGGATGCCCAGGTCATTAAAGCTCGAAACCCTAGTGATGTTGGAGGTGATGGAGTAGCTCTAACTGCGTCAAATGAGAAAGACAAGATTTTGGAGGATGATAttcagaagaaaaggaaatctTCAGGTTACAATGTTTCTGAGGAAGTTAAAATCAGTAAGAGGGATCCCAAA TGGGTAGCCGAGGAATCTTTAATGTGCCACCAGTGCCAAAGAAATGACAAAGGCCGGGTTGTTCGATGTCTGAAATGCACCACCAAACGATACTGTATCCCTTGCTTGACCAATTG TGCTGATAGATTATGTAGCTACTATATGCCAAATTTAGTACTTCTAATATGGCACAGGCTTGTTTACGTTATGAG GTATCCTCAGATGATAGAGGACGAAGTTGCTGTAGCTTGCCCATTTTGTCGTGGAATTTGCAACTGTAAATCGTGCTTACGTCTGGAATATGTCCCAGTCGAA ATGCTAAAGAATTCAAATTGGAAAATTAGTAAAGACGAAGAAGTTCAGCATTACAAGTATATAGTACAATCGCTTCTTCCACATTTGAAGCAGTTAAATGAAGAACAATTGATGGAGACACATATAGAGGCTAAAAGACAAG GGATATCAATGTCagagttaaagataccaatagctGATTTTGACATGGATGAGCGAGTGTACTG TGATATATGCAGAACTTCGATATTTGATTTGCACAGAAGCTGTTCAAACTGCTCCTGTGACATCTGTCATATTTGTTGTGGGGAAATCCGTGATGGAAACTTGTGCTGCGGCAATCAGGAAAAGGTGATATTGAAGTATGCTAAGGTGGGGATTCAATATTATCATGGGGAGGACATTCATGTTGAAAATGAGGTTGAATTGGCTGACGAGGGAAAAGCTCAATTGGCTGCTGAAACTTGCTCTAGGGATGATGTAAGGTCAGCGTCTAATTGGAAAGCCAATAAAGATGGAAGCATACTGTGTCATTGTGGTCATGGGATTCTAGAATTGAAGAGTATGTTCCCTGAAAATTGGGTTTCAGATTTGGTAAGGAAAGCAGATGATGTTGCAAAAGCTTACAAACTTGTGGACACGGTTAGACTTCCTGGGGCGCAATGCTTGTGCTTTGAAGCAAATGGTGATGTTAACTTGAGCAATAATAAGTTACTAAAAGCTGCCACTCGAGAAGATTCTGATGACAACTATTTGTATTGCCCAGCGTCCAAAGATATCCAACATGAAGATTTGAAGCATTTTCAGTACCACTGGATGAGAGCTGAGCCTGTAATTGTCAGAAACGTGCTAGAAGCCGCATCTGGTTTGAGTTGGGAGCCAATGGTCATGTGGCGCGCCTTTCGCCAAATGAAACATGTCAAATATGACCGGCTTTTGAATGTGAAGACCATTGATTGTCTGGATTGGAGTGAG TATGAGATTAATGTCCACCAATTCTTCACTGGATATTCAGAAGGtcgatttcacaaaaacaattgGCCTCAAATACTGAAATTGAAAGATTGGCCTTCTTCAAACCTATTTGAGGAAGTCCTGCCTCGTCATGCTGCAGAGTTTAAATGCTGCATACCTTTCAAGGAGTATACACATCCTACAAAAGGTGTTTTAAACATTGCTATTGCATTGCCTGATATTTGTTTGAAGCCTGAAATGGGGCCAAAGACATACATTGCTTATGGAGTTGCTCAAGAGTTTGGGCGTGGAGATTCTGTAACCAAGCTTCATTGCAATACGTCTGATGCG GTAAACGTTTTGACACATACTGCTGAAGTGACCTTTTCTCCCGGACAACTTGCTAAAATAGAGAATTTGAAGAAGCAGCACTTTGAGCATGACCAAAGAGAAATTTTCAGAAAAACAGAGGCTTTGGATGTTACAGTTGGTTGGTGTGGCAACACTTGTGAAAATG ATATGGATAGCAGTAATGCTGGTGGAAAGTTGGTCGGGGTGGAATATGATGAAGGAGGTGCTCTCTGGGATATTTTCCGGAGACAGGATGTTCCTAAACTGCTGAACTATCTTAACAAGCACTTCAGAGAATTTCGGCATACTTATTGTCTTCCAGTGCAAAAG GTTTATCACCCCATACATGACCAGACATTTTATTTGACTCTAGAGCATAAGAGAAAGCTGAAGGAAGAATATG GCATTGAACCATGGACATTTGTCCAAAAACTTGGGGATGCTGTCTTAATTCCTGCTGGCTGTCCTCATCAAGTCCGAAATTTGAAG TCATGCATAAAGGTTGCAATGGACTATGTCTCACCTGAAAATGTCAGTGAGTGCATTCGTTTGACAGAAGAATTCCGTTTACTTCCTGATGGCCATCGAGCTAACGAGGACATGTTGGAG GTAAAGAAAATGACTCTTTATGCAATGGATCGGGCATTGAAGGGTTTGGAGCCGAATGCAGg GTCAATGATACCTGAAGAGGAAGTAGTACTGAAGAAGAAAGTTCTAAAAGGCAAATGTAAGAAGGCTGGAAGAAGGAAAGCGAAAAACGCATAG
- the LOC119988588 gene encoding lysine-specific demethylase JMJ25-like isoform X2 — protein MDRPREQDDSVSKENEEVSVAKASRRGRKKDAQVIKARNPSDVGGDGVALTASNEKDKILEDDIQKKRKSSGYNVSEEVKISKRDPKWVAEESLMCHQCQRNDKGRVVRCLKCTTKRYCIPCLTNCADRLCSYYMPNLVLLIWHRLVYVMRYPQMIEDEVAVACPFCRGICNCKSCLRLEYVPVEMLKNSNWKISKDEEVQHYKYIVQSLLPHLKQLNEEQLMETHIEAKRQGISMSELKIPIADFDMDERVYCDICRTSIFDLHRSCSNCSCDICHICCGEIRDGNLCCGNQEKVILKYAKVGIQYYHGEDIHVENEVELADEGKAQLAAETCSRDDVRSASNWKANKDGSILCHCGHGILELKSMFPENWVSDLVRKADDVAKAYKLVDTVRLPGAQCLCFEANASKDIQHEDLKHFQYHWMRAEPVIVRNVLEAASGLSWEPMVMWRAFRQMKHVKYDRLLNVKTIDCLDWSEYEINVHQFFTGYSEGRFHKNNWPQILKLKDWPSSNLFEEVLPRHAAEFKCCIPFKEYTHPTKGVLNIAIALPDICLKPEMGPKTYIAYGVAQEFGRGDSVTKLHCNTSDAVNVLTHTAEVTFSPGQLAKIENLKKQHFEHDQREIFRKTEALDVTVGWCGNTCENDMDSSNAGGKLVGVEYDEGGALWDIFRRQDVPKLLNYLNKHFREFRHTYCLPVQKVYHPIHDQTFYLTLEHKRKLKEEYGIEPWTFVQKLGDAVLIPAGCPHQVRNLKSCIKVAMDYVSPENVSECIRLTEEFRLLPDGHRANEDMLEVKKMTLYAMDRALKGLEPNAGSMIPEEEVVLKKKVLKGKCKKAGRRKAKNA, from the exons ATGGATCGGCCAAGGGAGCAAGATGATAGTGTATCAAAGGAAAATGAAGAGGTTTCGGTGGCGAAGGCAAGTCGACGCGGTCGAAAGAAGGATGCCCAGGTCATTAAAGCTCGAAACCCTAGTGATGTTGGAGGTGATGGAGTAGCTCTAACTGCGTCAAATGAGAAAGACAAGATTTTGGAGGATGATAttcagaagaaaaggaaatctTCAGGTTACAATGTTTCTGAGGAAGTTAAAATCAGTAAGAGGGATCCCAAA TGGGTAGCCGAGGAATCTTTAATGTGCCACCAGTGCCAAAGAAATGACAAAGGCCGGGTTGTTCGATGTCTGAAATGCACCACCAAACGATACTGTATCCCTTGCTTGACCAATTG TGCTGATAGATTATGTAGCTACTATATGCCAAATTTAGTACTTCTAATATGGCACAGGCTTGTTTACGTTATGAG GTATCCTCAGATGATAGAGGACGAAGTTGCTGTAGCTTGCCCATTTTGTCGTGGAATTTGCAACTGTAAATCGTGCTTACGTCTGGAATATGTCCCAGTCGAA ATGCTAAAGAATTCAAATTGGAAAATTAGTAAAGACGAAGAAGTTCAGCATTACAAGTATATAGTACAATCGCTTCTTCCACATTTGAAGCAGTTAAATGAAGAACAATTGATGGAGACACATATAGAGGCTAAAAGACAAG GGATATCAATGTCagagttaaagataccaatagctGATTTTGACATGGATGAGCGAGTGTACTG TGATATATGCAGAACTTCGATATTTGATTTGCACAGAAGCTGTTCAAACTGCTCCTGTGACATCTGTCATATTTGTTGTGGGGAAATCCGTGATGGAAACTTGTGCTGCGGCAATCAGGAAAAGGTGATATTGAAGTATGCTAAGGTGGGGATTCAATATTATCATGGGGAGGACATTCATGTTGAAAATGAGGTTGAATTGGCTGACGAGGGAAAAGCTCAATTGGCTGCTGAAACTTGCTCTAGGGATGATGTAAGGTCAGCGTCTAATTGGAAAGCCAATAAAGATGGAAGCATACTGTGTCATTGTGGTCATGGGATTCTAGAATTGAAGAGTATGTTCCCTGAAAATTGGGTTTCAGATTTGGTAAGGAAAGCAGATGATGTTGCAAAAGCTTACAAACTTGTGGACACGGTTAGACTTCCTGGGGCGCAATGCTTGTGCTTTGAAGCAAATG CGTCCAAAGATATCCAACATGAAGATTTGAAGCATTTTCAGTACCACTGGATGAGAGCTGAGCCTGTAATTGTCAGAAACGTGCTAGAAGCCGCATCTGGTTTGAGTTGGGAGCCAATGGTCATGTGGCGCGCCTTTCGCCAAATGAAACATGTCAAATATGACCGGCTTTTGAATGTGAAGACCATTGATTGTCTGGATTGGAGTGAG TATGAGATTAATGTCCACCAATTCTTCACTGGATATTCAGAAGGtcgatttcacaaaaacaattgGCCTCAAATACTGAAATTGAAAGATTGGCCTTCTTCAAACCTATTTGAGGAAGTCCTGCCTCGTCATGCTGCAGAGTTTAAATGCTGCATACCTTTCAAGGAGTATACACATCCTACAAAAGGTGTTTTAAACATTGCTATTGCATTGCCTGATATTTGTTTGAAGCCTGAAATGGGGCCAAAGACATACATTGCTTATGGAGTTGCTCAAGAGTTTGGGCGTGGAGATTCTGTAACCAAGCTTCATTGCAATACGTCTGATGCG GTAAACGTTTTGACACATACTGCTGAAGTGACCTTTTCTCCCGGACAACTTGCTAAAATAGAGAATTTGAAGAAGCAGCACTTTGAGCATGACCAAAGAGAAATTTTCAGAAAAACAGAGGCTTTGGATGTTACAGTTGGTTGGTGTGGCAACACTTGTGAAAATG ATATGGATAGCAGTAATGCTGGTGGAAAGTTGGTCGGGGTGGAATATGATGAAGGAGGTGCTCTCTGGGATATTTTCCGGAGACAGGATGTTCCTAAACTGCTGAACTATCTTAACAAGCACTTCAGAGAATTTCGGCATACTTATTGTCTTCCAGTGCAAAAG GTTTATCACCCCATACATGACCAGACATTTTATTTGACTCTAGAGCATAAGAGAAAGCTGAAGGAAGAATATG GCATTGAACCATGGACATTTGTCCAAAAACTTGGGGATGCTGTCTTAATTCCTGCTGGCTGTCCTCATCAAGTCCGAAATTTGAAG TCATGCATAAAGGTTGCAATGGACTATGTCTCACCTGAAAATGTCAGTGAGTGCATTCGTTTGACAGAAGAATTCCGTTTACTTCCTGATGGCCATCGAGCTAACGAGGACATGTTGGAG GTAAAGAAAATGACTCTTTATGCAATGGATCGGGCATTGAAGGGTTTGGAGCCGAATGCAGg GTCAATGATACCTGAAGAGGAAGTAGTACTGAAGAAGAAAGTTCTAAAAGGCAAATGTAAGAAGGCTGGAAGAAGGAAAGCGAAAAACGCATAG